A section of the Prionailurus bengalensis isolate Pbe53 chromosome C2, Fcat_Pben_1.1_paternal_pri, whole genome shotgun sequence genome encodes:
- the CRYAA gene encoding alpha-crystallin A chain, protein MDIAIQHPWFKRALGPFYPSRLFDQFFGEGLFEYDLLPFLSSTISPYYRQSLFRTVLDSGISEVRSDRDKFVIFLDVKHFSPEDLTVKVLEDFVEIHGKHNERQDDHGYISREFHRRYRLPSNVDQSALSCSLSADGMLTFSGPKVPSGVDAGHSERAIPVSREEKPSSAPSS, encoded by the exons ATGGACATCGCCATCCAGCACCCCTGGTTCAAACGTGCGCTGGGCCCCTTCTACCCCAGCCGGCTGTTTGACCAGTTTTTCGGCGAGGGTCTCTTCGAGTACGACCTGCTGCCCTTCCTGTCCTCCACCATCAGCCCCTATTACCGCCAGTCCCTGTTCCGCACCGTGCTGGACTCCGGCATCTCCGAG GTCCGCTCTGACCGGGACAAGTTCGTCATCTTCCTGGACGTGAAGCACTTCTCCCCGGAGGACCTCACTGTGAAAGTGCTGGAGGACTTTGTGGAGATCCACGGCAAGCACAACGAGAGGCAG GACGACCATGGCTACATCTCCCGTGAGTTCCACCGCCGTTACCGTCTGCCTTCCAACGTGGACCAGTCGGCGCTCTCCTGCTCCCTGTCCGCGGATGGCATGCTGACCTTCTCTGGCCCCAAGGTCCCGTCTGGCGTGGATGCTGGCCACAGCGAGAGAGCCATCCCCGTGTCGCGGGAGGAGAAGCCCAGCTCTGCGCCCTCGTCCTAA